A genomic window from Alkalihalobacillus sp. AL-G includes:
- a CDS encoding GNAT family N-acetyltransferase: MIEYKRWDEATVPVKDACKLWNEEFENAFPLTDRLFIQNSVQCPHVLSEGSYFVENDGESIGFIVSKVTRERTDLLPDQIGWIQALIVKREQRGKGIGTKLIHLAERALRANGVKKIVLGRDVHHYFPGIPSERLQSSGWFKKKGFRFVNTEKDYYRKAPETYYSSETDLDFSVLKEAEQGALLSFLNQSFPGRWEYEAWDYFRAGGGGSHFLVAKKGGNIIGFVRVNDSESPVLGPNVYWRPLFSEKLIGIGPLGINRQFRKKGYGKAIVDAAIQLAVERNAKHLVIDWTELDTFYRSFGFQEWRQYKQYEKDI, translated from the coding sequence GTGATCGAGTATAAGCGATGGGATGAGGCGACTGTCCCTGTAAAAGATGCTTGCAAGTTATGGAATGAAGAGTTTGAGAACGCTTTTCCGTTGACGGATCGGCTTTTTATCCAAAACAGTGTACAGTGCCCACACGTATTATCTGAAGGATCGTATTTCGTTGAAAACGATGGGGAATCCATTGGATTTATCGTATCAAAAGTCACCCGTGAACGGACTGACTTGTTGCCGGATCAGATCGGTTGGATACAGGCACTCATAGTAAAACGTGAGCAACGCGGGAAGGGCATCGGTACAAAACTAATCCATTTGGCTGAACGTGCTTTACGAGCAAACGGGGTTAAAAAAATAGTCCTCGGTCGTGATGTGCATCATTATTTTCCTGGAATTCCGAGTGAACGATTACAATCATCGGGCTGGTTTAAAAAAAAGGGTTTCCGGTTCGTAAACACGGAAAAGGATTATTACCGTAAAGCACCTGAAACTTATTATTCGAGCGAAACAGATCTTGATTTCTCCGTTTTAAAAGAAGCGGAACAGGGTGCATTGCTTTCATTTCTGAATCAATCCTTTCCAGGGAGATGGGAGTACGAAGCATGGGATTATTTCCGTGCTGGTGGAGGTGGCAGTCATTTTTTAGTTGCAAAAAAGGGTGGCAATATCATCGGATTTGTTCGAGTTAATGATTCCGAAAGTCCTGTCCTAGGACCTAATGTGTATTGGAGGCCACTATTTTCTGAAAAATTGATTGGAATCGGACCACTCGGTATCAATCGTCAATTTCGGAAAAAAGGATATGGAAAGGCGATCGTTGATGCTGCCATTCAATTAGCGGTGGAAAGAAACGCAAAACATTTGGTCATCGATTGGACCGAACTTGATACCTTTTACAGGTCGTTCGGGTTTCAAGAATGGCGGCAGTACAAGCAATATGAAAAAGACATTTAA
- a CDS encoding DUF1343 domain-containing protein: MVKTGLMTLLEKDELKGNRIGLVINHTSVTNDVQLSVDRLKESGFNIVAVFSPEHGFGGHVKEGEHIAHSTDKRTRLPIYSLYGANKNPKKEWLDSIDALVFDIQDIGVRFYTYIYTLANTMQAAGRCGLNYIVLDRPNPITGSRIEGNLLSFAFSSFIGNYRLPIRHGMTVGELALYMNGEFGFNTNLTIIPMEGWSRGMWFDETGLVWVPPSPNAPTLEMASVYPGTCLFEGTNVSEGRGTTKPFEWIGAPWIDGFIWKEELKTYQLKGVILRPISFQPTTSKYNGELCHGLQVHVEDRNTYQPIRTACALIETLYTLYPNDFQWLQIKDTRFMIDLIMGTDSFRNQITSKRPISDWLDVEEKQLDQFLDVRSKYLLY; encoded by the coding sequence GATTGGACTAGTCATCAACCACACTTCTGTTACAAATGATGTTCAACTAAGTGTTGATCGTCTGAAAGAATCAGGGTTCAATATTGTTGCGGTTTTTTCACCTGAACATGGATTTGGTGGACATGTAAAGGAAGGGGAGCATATAGCTCATTCTACTGATAAGCGGACACGCCTTCCCATTTACAGCTTATATGGGGCGAATAAGAATCCTAAAAAAGAATGGTTGGACTCGATTGATGCACTTGTCTTTGATATCCAAGACATCGGCGTCCGGTTTTATACATATATCTATACACTTGCGAACACGATGCAGGCAGCAGGTCGATGCGGATTAAACTATATTGTTCTTGATCGACCTAACCCAATTACGGGAAGTCGAATTGAAGGGAATCTATTATCTTTCGCGTTTTCTTCGTTTATCGGAAACTACCGATTGCCGATCCGTCACGGAATGACTGTCGGTGAATTGGCACTTTACATGAATGGGGAATTTGGTTTTAATACGAACTTAACGATTATCCCGATGGAAGGCTGGAGTCGCGGGATGTGGTTCGATGAGACAGGTTTGGTATGGGTTCCGCCATCCCCGAATGCACCTACCCTTGAAATGGCCAGTGTTTATCCAGGAACCTGTTTGTTCGAAGGGACAAATGTGTCTGAAGGAAGAGGGACAACGAAGCCGTTCGAATGGATCGGTGCACCTTGGATTGACGGTTTCATATGGAAGGAAGAATTGAAAACTTATCAGTTAAAAGGTGTAATTCTGCGACCGATTTCGTTCCAGCCAACAACTTCAAAGTATAATGGTGAACTTTGTCACGGGCTACAGGTTCATGTGGAGGATCGAAACACTTATCAACCGATCCGAACGGCTTGTGCATTGATTGAAACCTTATATACATTGTATCCGAATGATTTCCAATGGCTTCAAATTAAAGATACTAGGTTTATGATTGACTTGATCATGGGTACTGATTCTTTTCGTAACCAAATCACATCAAAACGACCGATCTCAGATTGGTTGGATGTAGAAGAAAAACAGTTGGACCAGTTTCTTGATGTAAGAAGTAAGTACCTACTCTATTAA
- a CDS encoding carbohydrate ABC transporter permease gives MKSNDVNHKIGKLLIYVSLIFMALVSLLPLYWVFSTSLQLPSYQNENMEEPINFVESAPPKLYPVGIGEYFHQWQEREKAEDAGDQKDAAYHDQKMDEVVTKTFEGFTVLFERTKILRWLFNSLYISILATLAIVLIDTMSGYVLAKKNFPGKMIIFWAIISTMMIPEQVTLVPTFMMVQKLQLFNTHWALIFPSLALAFGVFLMRQFLLAIPNELIEAAKIDGASEWKIFWTIIVPLAKPAMAVLGIFTFVLMWNSFLWPIIVLNDENLLTLPAGLKTLQDANLASFKLLMTGATVAAIPMIVFFLLFQKYFVKGLSMGGVK, from the coding sequence GTGAAAAGTAACGATGTTAATCATAAAATCGGTAAGCTTTTGATCTATGTGTCACTTATATTCATGGCGCTCGTATCCTTGCTGCCATTGTACTGGGTATTCTCGACTTCACTTCAACTACCAAGCTACCAGAATGAAAACATGGAAGAGCCGATCAACTTTGTAGAGTCTGCTCCACCAAAGCTTTATCCGGTAGGTATAGGGGAATATTTCCACCAGTGGCAGGAGCGGGAAAAAGCAGAGGATGCTGGTGATCAAAAAGATGCAGCCTATCATGATCAAAAAATGGATGAGGTTGTGACCAAAACGTTTGAAGGGTTCACTGTATTATTTGAACGTACGAAAATTTTAAGATGGCTGTTTAATAGCTTGTATATATCCATTCTGGCAACTCTTGCGATTGTTCTAATTGATACGATGTCTGGGTACGTATTAGCAAAAAAGAATTTTCCTGGGAAAATGATCATCTTTTGGGCGATCATCTCTACAATGATGATTCCGGAACAAGTCACACTCGTACCTACGTTTATGATGGTACAGAAGCTCCAGCTATTCAACACCCACTGGGCATTGATTTTTCCGAGTCTAGCGCTAGCGTTTGGTGTGTTCTTAATGCGACAGTTCTTGCTAGCGATTCCGAATGAGTTGATTGAAGCAGCAAAAATTGATGGTGCATCTGAATGGAAAATCTTTTGGACAATCATCGTTCCGCTTGCAAAACCAGCCATGGCGGTCCTTGGCATCTTCACATTCGTATTAATGTGGAATTCATTCCTATGGCCGATCATTGTATTGAACGATGAGAATCTGCTTACATTGCCTGCTGGTTTGAAAACGTTACAGGATGCGAACCTAGCAAGCTTCAAGCTATTGATGACAGGGGCAACCGTTGCCGCTATTCCAATGATTGTCTTCTTTTTATTATTCCAAAAGTACTTTGTAAAAGGATTATCAATGGGAGGAGTGAAGTAA
- a CDS encoding extracellular solute-binding protein produces the protein MKKWLMTIVTLILVLGIFAGCSKEDSTKDTTNENPDAWKEWEGTITMWDGPRWADKDENKYHWIEAKKAEFEEKYPGVKIEIVQTPWAEMNDKLSIAIAGRAWPDIAPVDISGGSVNINHIKQGVVAPFDPYLTDEEMSDFYENAVEAYTHDGKLYGIPNSISVHAMLLNLDIFEEKGVEPPKDGKWTYDEFVEKMEALTGDGVDGFSTYILPGYYEAWPFLLMDGGYPLSDDLAEYTFDSEEAISGLQKLVDLKFKYDVTPESMGGQDVGGTWKAWGSADQRTVAVEPWATWAIASAQSEAFKTNFMVAEYPTGETGEPVTIGGVGGWVMFNSEDEAKKRMVAEFIKHISSTEEQVTMAKNYGIFPARKSAAEQEPFADNPQMARAQELSQHAVMVPRHPNWARIDEAIQKQLQLALNGEKTPEEALKSAGETVTSILNE, from the coding sequence ATGAAAAAGTGGTTGATGACAATTGTTACATTAATACTTGTTTTGGGTATTTTCGCAGGTTGTTCGAAGGAAGACTCAACAAAGGATACCACAAATGAAAATCCGGATGCTTGGAAGGAATGGGAAGGTACGATTACAATGTGGGACGGTCCACGTTGGGCTGATAAAGATGAGAACAAATACCACTGGATCGAAGCTAAAAAGGCCGAGTTTGAAGAAAAATATCCTGGTGTAAAGATTGAGATTGTCCAAACACCATGGGCTGAAATGAATGACAAATTGAGCATTGCGATAGCAGGCCGTGCTTGGCCGGATATCGCACCAGTTGATATTAGTGGTGGATCGGTAAACATCAACCACATCAAGCAAGGGGTTGTTGCACCGTTTGACCCTTACCTGACAGATGAGGAAATGAGTGACTTTTACGAGAATGCGGTTGAAGCCTATACACATGATGGAAAGCTTTATGGAATTCCGAATTCAATCAGTGTGCATGCAATGCTGTTGAATCTTGATATTTTTGAAGAAAAAGGCGTAGAACCACCGAAAGACGGTAAATGGACGTATGATGAGTTCGTCGAAAAAATGGAAGCGTTGACTGGTGACGGCGTTGATGGATTTTCTACGTATATTTTACCTGGTTATTATGAAGCATGGCCGTTCCTTTTGATGGATGGAGGATATCCACTGAGTGATGACCTTGCAGAATACACATTTGATTCAGAAGAAGCGATCAGCGGCTTGCAAAAGCTTGTTGATTTGAAATTCAAGTATGACGTAACCCCTGAAAGTATGGGTGGTCAAGACGTAGGTGGAACATGGAAAGCATGGGGTTCAGCAGACCAACGTACAGTTGCAGTTGAGCCGTGGGCAACCTGGGCGATTGCCTCTGCACAGAGTGAAGCATTCAAAACGAACTTCATGGTAGCTGAATATCCGACTGGGGAAACGGGTGAACCTGTCACGATCGGTGGAGTAGGCGGTTGGGTCATGTTCAACTCAGAGGATGAAGCAAAGAAGCGCATGGTAGCTGAATTTATCAAACACATTTCAAGTACCGAAGAGCAAGTGACAATGGCGAAAAACTATGGAATCTTCCCTGCACGCAAATCTGCTGCAGAGCAGGAGCCGTTTGCTGACAACCCACAAATGGCAAGAGCACAAGAATTGTCTCAGCATGCTGTCATGGTTCCGCGTCATCCGAATTGGGCGAGAATTGATGAAGCGATTCAAAAGCAATTGCAGCTAGCACTAAACGGTGAAAAGACTCCAGAAGAAGCATTGAAATCAGCCGGTGAAACGGTAACCTCGATTTTAAACGAATAA
- the murQ gene encoding N-acetylmuramic acid 6-phosphate etherase produces MELDITSLTTEQRNMHTNSIDTLSTLQVLEIINHEDKSVANAVQKALPQISAAVDTIYDRIKEGGRMFYIGAGTSGRLGVIDAAECPPTFSTPPEQVQAIIAGGAEAMFDAIEGAEDDPAQGCNDLLERNLTSGDVVVGITASGRTPYVIGAIKGAIDIGAATVSLSCNPNSITSAIANKPIEVIVGPEVLTGSTRLKAATAQKMVLNMLTTATMIKLGKVYENLMVDVHATNKKLMERAKHIVMTITGISYHDAETILKQTNFEVKTAIVMLKTAVPLVVAKKCIQNADGSVREAIEQAKCFK; encoded by the coding sequence ATGGAGCTAGATATAACGTCACTAACGACAGAACAACGAAATATGCATACGAATAGCATCGATACACTTAGTACGCTTCAGGTATTAGAAATCATCAACCATGAGGATAAAAGTGTGGCGAATGCTGTCCAGAAAGCGCTGCCTCAAATTTCGGCTGCTGTAGACACCATTTATGATCGCATCAAAGAAGGAGGAAGGATGTTCTACATCGGTGCCGGAACAAGCGGTAGACTCGGTGTAATTGATGCAGCAGAATGTCCACCAACCTTCAGTACCCCTCCTGAGCAGGTTCAAGCCATTATTGCTGGGGGAGCAGAAGCGATGTTCGATGCGATTGAAGGTGCCGAAGATGATCCAGCTCAAGGCTGTAATGACCTTCTGGAAAGGAATTTGACCTCAGGGGATGTCGTTGTTGGGATTACTGCGAGTGGGAGAACGCCATATGTAATCGGTGCAATCAAGGGAGCGATTGATATTGGAGCTGCGACGGTGAGCCTAAGCTGTAACCCGAACTCGATAACCTCTGCCATTGCAAATAAGCCCATTGAAGTGATTGTAGGACCTGAAGTCCTGACGGGTTCTACTCGGTTAAAAGCAGCCACCGCACAAAAGATGGTGCTTAATATGCTGACGACCGCAACGATGATCAAGCTTGGTAAGGTATATGAAAATCTGATGGTGGATGTTCATGCTACAAACAAAAAATTGATGGAAAGAGCCAAACATATTGTGATGACGATTACAGGAATATCCTATCACGATGCAGAAACGATACTTAAGCAGACAAATTTTGAAGTCAAGACAGCGATTGTCATGTTAAAAACAGCAGTGCCGCTTGTTGTTGCAAAGAAGTGTATTCAAAACGCAGATGGATCAGTCCGTGAGGCGATCGAACAAGCAAAATGTTTCAAGTAA
- a CDS encoding SpoIID/LytB domain-containing protein — MGKKSFIVLLTLLLVSAFSLAGFQHAEASDGKLIRIGVVPSEEEIELGSDGSFIVKDKITGAVLAEGTNGTATVSLESTGTVETNYRLQVAWSTSETYVADWVDRASNAGFETYLEAYNGGQRLFIGKFASDESWSVRNAFRNEVIRLGLAANDSFWKVITVTTGTSSMKVSLNGSNVTTENPVVITSPDGLIEIDGKKYRGVGEVAYNSTGTLAGINELPVEKYLYGVVPRELPPVPYGEIEAQKAQAVAARTYTLANLGKRSNDGYDLLPTTSDQVYGGYEAEHPVSTRAVQETEGVVATYDGKLITAVYHSTSGGYTANNEDIWSSEAVPYLRGVPDSERGKAMEHVPTIEVFKNRANPTSLRATKEGDYESDWSKYHRWEFEWTPEEISDVLSEYFSRDVGEVYEINVTDRSDSGRVLEIEYVTENGTFYEQKDRVRWSLKYINSSGGHSSLRSTLFFIEAVKSKSDSDAVGFKAYGGGWGHGVGLSQTGAVGMAVKGDTFDVILRHFYQGIELETRY, encoded by the coding sequence ATGGGTAAAAAAAGTTTTATAGTTTTGCTGACTCTGTTGCTTGTAAGCGCTTTCTCGCTTGCGGGGTTCCAGCATGCAGAAGCTTCTGATGGAAAACTGATCCGAATTGGGGTTGTCCCTTCTGAGGAGGAGATTGAGCTAGGCAGCGATGGTTCTTTTATTGTCAAAGACAAAATTACTGGCGCTGTACTTGCAGAAGGTACGAATGGAACTGCGACGGTTTCACTTGAGAGCACCGGGACGGTTGAAACCAACTATCGCCTTCAGGTCGCATGGTCAACGAGTGAAACCTATGTTGCCGATTGGGTTGATCGTGCTAGTAACGCTGGGTTTGAAACATACTTAGAGGCTTACAATGGTGGACAACGTTTATTCATTGGAAAATTTGCTTCAGATGAAAGCTGGAGTGTCCGAAATGCGTTCAGAAATGAAGTGATTCGACTCGGACTTGCTGCCAACGATTCCTTCTGGAAGGTCATTACTGTCACTACTGGTACTTCATCGATGAAAGTAAGTCTTAATGGCAGTAATGTTACGACTGAGAACCCTGTCGTCATAACTTCTCCAGATGGTTTAATCGAGATTGATGGAAAGAAATACCGTGGGGTCGGAGAAGTTGCCTACAATAGCACAGGGACACTCGCTGGTATTAACGAACTTCCGGTTGAAAAATACTTATACGGTGTCGTTCCTAGGGAGCTGCCACCGGTTCCTTACGGTGAAATCGAAGCACAGAAAGCACAGGCTGTAGCAGCGCGAACGTATACATTAGCCAACCTTGGAAAACGCAGTAACGATGGCTATGACCTGCTACCGACTACATCTGATCAGGTTTATGGCGGTTACGAAGCCGAACATCCTGTATCGACGCGAGCTGTTCAAGAAACGGAAGGTGTCGTTGCAACCTATGACGGGAAATTGATAACAGCCGTTTACCATTCCACTAGTGGCGGATACACCGCAAATAATGAAGACATTTGGAGTTCCGAAGCTGTTCCTTATTTGAGAGGTGTACCTGATTCTGAACGTGGGAAAGCAATGGAGCATGTACCGACAATAGAGGTATTCAAAAATCGTGCCAATCCCACTTCTCTTCGTGCAACAAAGGAAGGAGATTATGAATCTGATTGGTCGAAGTACCATCGTTGGGAATTCGAGTGGACACCTGAGGAAATTTCTGATGTGCTAAGCGAATACTTTTCAAGAGATGTAGGGGAAGTTTACGAGATTAATGTTACAGATCGTTCTGACTCTGGACGAGTTCTAGAAATCGAATACGTTACTGAAAACGGTACGTTCTATGAGCAGAAAGACCGTGTACGCTGGTCGTTAAAGTACATTAACTCAAGTGGAGGACATAGCTCTCTACGGAGTACGCTCTTCTTTATCGAAGCTGTAAAATCAAAATCTGATTCGGATGCTGTCGGATTTAAAGCTTACGGCGGTGGATGGGGCCACGGTGTTGGACTGTCTCAAACGGGTGCAGTCGGAATGGCTGTAAAAGGAGATACGTTTGATGTCATTCTCAGACACTTTTATCAAGGTATAGAACTCGAAACACGGTATTAA
- a CDS encoding carbohydrate ABC transporter permease, which produces MGSTWVGMENYIDAFESTAFRISLWNTFLYTIVTVPAFVITALLIATLVQPLGKMSQSFFRAAFYLPTVTSMVIIAMVWRWMYNYKFGLFNYIVGWLGMEPVNWLGQSDTALLSLMIMSILIPPGAGIIIYLAAMNEIDQTLYEAAKIDGANAFQRWLRITIPMLKPTTLYLFILSTIGSFQVFTQIIMMTGGGPGNATETIVHVIYKTAFRDFKFGLASAQSVILFFIIMIFAIFQYRTLRSDHH; this is translated from the coding sequence ATGGGCTCGACGTGGGTAGGGATGGAAAACTATATCGATGCGTTTGAGAGTACCGCCTTTCGAATATCATTGTGGAACACATTTTTATACACAATCGTAACCGTTCCGGCATTTGTCATTACAGCGCTATTGATTGCCACCCTTGTTCAACCGTTAGGAAAGATGTCACAATCCTTCTTCAGGGCGGCATTTTATTTACCGACTGTCACGTCCATGGTCATTATCGCGATGGTTTGGCGTTGGATGTACAACTACAAGTTTGGGCTTTTCAATTATATTGTCGGGTGGCTCGGTATGGAGCCGGTCAATTGGCTCGGACAAAGTGATACAGCGTTATTATCGCTTATGATCATGTCGATCCTGATCCCTCCTGGTGCTGGGATCATCATTTATTTGGCTGCAATGAATGAGATCGATCAGACACTATATGAAGCTGCTAAAATTGACGGTGCGAATGCATTTCAACGGTGGTTAAGAATCACGATACCTATGTTGAAACCGACAACGCTCTATTTATTCATTTTAAGTACGATTGGTTCGTTTCAAGTGTTTACACAAATTATCATGATGACCGGGGGAGGTCCCGGGAATGCTACGGAAACCATCGTTCATGTCATCTATAAGACCGCATTCCGTGACTTTAAATTCGGGTTAGCCTCTGCACAGTCCGTCATTTTATTCTTTATCATTATGATCTTTGCAATTTTCCAATACAGAACACTGAGATCCGATCATCATTAG